The Fervidobacterium pennivorans DNA segment TCCCTTCAGACGCAATGCTTGTATCAATTGCTTTACCGTCCACAAAAAAGACAATCTTTGTATACTTCACGTTTGTTTCTTGAGACACAAGTGCTATAACAGCCGTTCCACCTGCGGTAAGGTTTGCCGGACTAACCTCAACATCAAAGCTAAGTGCAGCAGAACCGACGTAGATTCTTTTTGAATAGTAAGCTGGATTACCTTCTTTGTCTCTCACATTAATATTTAAAGTGTGAGTTCCAAGCTCCCTTTTTCCTATCCGCACAGCTTTTTCGAAAGTCTTACCTCTTATAGACCCTTCTTCAATTACTTCGCCGTCAAATTCGATTTGGTAACTGCTTAACTCTTGGTCATCGAAGAATTTAACTTCGAAACTGATGTCAGAGTTTTCTGGATAGAAGGTCTTTGTAAAGACATTGATAACAGGTTTCACTCTATCAACTTGGTTAACTTCGAAAGTTACTTTGGTGGCATCTTCCATGTTGTATGCAGCGGTCTTTAAGAAAAGCTCCACTTTTCCAGCGGAATTGATAGGAGAGAGTTTTTTGTACACATATCCTGCTTTTTCAACAAGTGTTTGATTTATCCAGAGACTGTCACTGGTTTTGCCATCTATGTAATAATTCACAATCGGATTTTGACTCTTGACTTTCATTTGTAACATTACTTCATCACCAACATAAGGACGTTCTGGCAAAATCCGCACTTCCTCGATTATAGGTGGAATCACATCGTAGACAGTTATCGTTCCGTTTGCTGTATACCATCTATTCTCACTAATTGAATATCCTTCGACAACCAACGAATAAATGCCAGGTTTTTTGAAAACCCAAGGAATTTCATAAGGGTATTTGTAAACACGAATCTCTTCTTCATAGACTTGGCTATCGGCATTTTTTAATTTGATACGGATATTTGTCAGCCCAGGTTCAAGTGGTTGGACCGAGATCGTAACGTTCGTATTTGCGAAGGTTTTTTCAGGGTATACAATACTGAACTTTGGAACATTTGATGTTGATTGGTTTGAGGTGCAGGAAGATAGGAGTATAATAATAAACACAACAAGTAGAAACAATAAATAAAAGCTATGAGTTGCTAATTGCTGAAAATGATTGGACGTCTTTTTCACAAACAACCCAAACCATCTCTTAAAATCAAGAACTTTCATATGCACACCTCCACTCTATGTTTTTTTATTTTTCTTCTGGAAAGTAGATTTCTCCATCTTTTTATTCTGTCTGAGGCGTGCTTCTTCCTAAATCACGTTTGCAGTTTTGCTCGCACTGTTATATATATTCAGACCTCCGATTACAGAATTTCGTTTAACATTTTATGAAGAAATCCTTTGGAAAAAACCTTCTTGATTTTTTGCCACTTGAATGGTATAATTCTGATGCGTAATGCAGTTGTGAAGGCAAATGTACGCGTGGGGCCGTAGCTCAGCTTGGGAGAGCGCTACCATGGCACGGTAGAGGTCGTGGGTTCAAGTCCCATCGGCTCCACCAAAACTAATCCTCTTGAGCCCTGGAAATAAACCAGGGCTTTTCTTTTTTCTGGAATGACTTTTTTCGCTCTCCAACTCTAGGTAATGTTTTATTTAATGCAAGTTTGGTAAAATGATGAGAAAGAATAAGAAAACTACATTTTTTCGCCATTAAATCCGGTTAAAAGCTACTAAATGCCAATTATGGCTATTCACATATTCCATTTTTCTGTTATACTAAAATTAGCACACAGGATATAAGAGTGATAATCAAACACAAAAACGCGACAGGAGGGGGTTAGATTATGAAGGTAAAACCACTCGGTGAAAGGCTTTTGATAAAGCCCATCATTGAAGAAAAGAAAACAGCAGGTGGAATTGTTCTTCCAGATGCTGCTAAGGAAAAACCTATGAAGGCAGAGATAGTTGAAGTTGGCAAACTTCCAGAAGATTGCACACTTAAAGTTGGTGACAAGGTAATTTACAACAAATACTCAGGAACAGAGATAAAAATTGACGATGAGGATTACATCATCATCGATTTGAACGATATTCTAGCAAAAATAGAAGAGTAAAATAAAAAAATTAGAGGAGGTGTGAGATATGGCAAAGTTGTTGAAATACAGTGAGGAAGCAAGAAGAGCACTCGAAGCTGGTGTTGATGCGGTTGCAAATGCGGTGAAAATTACACTTGGTCCAAAAGGTAGAAACGTTGTTATTGAAAAATCTTGGGGAAGCCCAACAATTACGAATGACGGAGTTTCTATTGCAAAAGAAATAGAACTTGAAGACAAATTCGCAAATCTGGGAGCTCAACTTGTTAAAGAAGTTGCAAGTAAGACAAACGATGTTGCTGGTGACGGTACAACCACAGCTACAGTCCTTGCTCAAGCAATGATTAAAGAAGGTCTCAAAATGGTTGCAGCGGGTGCAAACCCGATCCTTGTAAAGCGCGGAATCGATAAGGCTGTAGCAAAGGTCGTTGAGGAAATAAAAAAGATATCTAAGAAACTCTCTAGTACAGAGGACATTGCACATGTTGCTGCTATCAGTGCAAATAGTGAAGAAATAGGTAAGCTCATCGCAGAAGCGATGGAAAAAGTCGGAGAAGATGGTGTCATCACAGTTGAAGACAGCAAGACAATAGATACATACGTTGAATTCACAGAAGGTATGCAATTTGATAGGGGTTACATCTCACCATACTTTGTAACAGACCCAGAAAAGATGGAAGTTGTATACAATGAACCATTCATACTCATCACAGACAGAAAACTTTCAAACGTAAAACCACTTATCCCAATCCTTGAAAAGGTTGCTCAAACAGGTAGGCCACTCGTAATCATCGCTGAAGATGTAGAAGGAGAAGTTCTTACAACACTTGTTCTCAACAAACTTAAGGGAACGCTCAATACGGTTGCAGTTAAAGCTCCTGGTTTTGGTGATAGAAGAAAAGCAATGCTCCAAGATATTGCTATCTTGACAGGTGGTATCGTTGCAAGCGAAGAAGTAGGAATTAATCTCGAAGACCTCACACTCCAGGATCTTGGAAGAGCAGACGTTGTCAGAGTGAAGAAAGATGAAACGATAATTGTTGGTGGTAAAGGTAAACCTGAAGAAATCAAAAAGAGAATCGCTCAGATTAAAGCCCAAATCGAGCAGACAACTAGT contains these protein-coding regions:
- the groES gene encoding co-chaperone GroES, coding for MKVKPLGERLLIKPIIEEKKTAGGIVLPDAAKEKPMKAEIVEVGKLPEDCTLKVGDKVIYNKYSGTEIKIDDEDYIIIDLNDILAKIEE
- the groL gene encoding chaperonin GroEL (60 kDa chaperone family; promotes refolding of misfolded polypeptides especially under stressful conditions; forms two stacked rings of heptamers to form a barrel-shaped 14mer; ends can be capped by GroES; misfolded proteins enter the barrel where they are refolded when GroES binds), yielding MAKLLKYSEEARRALEAGVDAVANAVKITLGPKGRNVVIEKSWGSPTITNDGVSIAKEIELEDKFANLGAQLVKEVASKTNDVAGDGTTTATVLAQAMIKEGLKMVAAGANPILVKRGIDKAVAKVVEEIKKISKKLSSTEDIAHVAAISANSEEIGKLIAEAMEKVGEDGVITVEDSKTIDTYVEFTEGMQFDRGYISPYFVTDPEKMEVVYNEPFILITDRKLSNVKPLIPILEKVAQTGRPLVIIAEDVEGEVLTTLVLNKLKGTLNTVAVKAPGFGDRRKAMLQDIAILTGGIVASEEVGINLEDLTLQDLGRADVVRVKKDETIIVGGKGKPEEIKKRIAQIKAQIEQTTSEYEKETLQERMAKLAGGVAVIKVGAATETELKEKKHRIEDALSATRAAVEEGIVPGGGITLLRARKAIEPLLNELTGDEKLGAQIVYNALEAPIKQIALNAGYDGAIIIHNVLSKDDVAYGFDALKGEYCNMYERGIIDPAKVTRSALQNAASIAGMLLTTEVLVVEKPEEKKSSVPEMPEY